Proteins from a single region of Belliella baltica DSM 15883:
- a CDS encoding cbb3-type cytochrome c oxidase subunit I, with translation MLYYRIGMELILQHLCVLGQVKAFMLQFIILNSSRDQLWSSPGVIGTLFLIAIVLFIAVVIVVFRLSSFFDRLQKRSERSTQRELKQQIINLEDADVDDILVSRKAARRYQLKGDELGSGGEIRDEKGLVDYLTEDPENPIVDEKKKSPLKMEVDPALKQIVVWYLAAGVFWLVFGTLIGQYLGMKFIWPEMDSARFLSFGRLRPVHTNVVFWGWASMAMIGLGYFVVVRTSNNKIFRPNLAKIAWVLMNMAVLCGTVCLMSGINNGGGEYREFIWPVAALFAGGLILTFYNFYRTVATRKISEIYISNWYLLGGLVWTIVLVVIGYLPQFQDGLGETVIQGYYMHQGVGMWFMTFTLGLIYYYLPASLNKPIYSYSLGVLAFWTQMLFYTLIGTHHFVFSPLPWWLQTVAIVFSAGMFIPVVAGTTNFLLTMRGSWSDINKSYVLPFFLVGVVFYFVGSTQGSFQAFRFTNFIWHFTDFNVAHSHMTMYGIITFILWACFYAILPKLTGHEPPQLNVGIHFWLAFVGLFAYMISLMAGGTLRGLSWMDNNPFIDSVILMRPYWVWRAIGGSLMFVSHLMFAYNFWVMVKSYPNTKAKHTQSLEIVQS, from the coding sequence ATGTTATACTACAGAATAGGTATGGAATTGATATTACAACATCTATGCGTCTTAGGGCAGGTAAAAGCATTCATGCTTCAGTTTATCATTTTGAATTCTTCCAGAGATCAGCTTTGGAGTAGTCCGGGAGTAATTGGTACGTTGTTTTTGATTGCCATAGTGCTGTTTATTGCAGTTGTCATTGTGGTTTTTCGGCTTTCTTCATTTTTTGACAGACTACAGAAAAGGTCAGAAAGGAGTACCCAACGTGAACTCAAGCAGCAAATCATCAATCTGGAGGATGCAGATGTTGATGATATTCTGGTAAGTAGGAAAGCAGCTCGCCGGTACCAATTGAAAGGGGATGAATTGGGGAGTGGAGGTGAAATCAGAGACGAGAAAGGATTGGTGGACTACCTCACTGAGGACCCTGAAAATCCCATTGTGGATGAAAAGAAAAAATCACCCTTGAAAATGGAGGTGGACCCTGCGCTGAAACAAATCGTTGTTTGGTATTTGGCTGCCGGGGTATTCTGGCTGGTTTTCGGAACTCTTATAGGGCAATATCTCGGGATGAAGTTTATCTGGCCTGAAATGGATTCAGCAAGGTTTTTATCCTTTGGGAGGTTGAGGCCTGTACATACTAATGTGGTTTTTTGGGGATGGGCTTCGATGGCAATGATTGGCTTGGGCTATTTCGTCGTAGTCAGGACATCTAACAATAAAATCTTTCGTCCCAATTTGGCGAAGATTGCCTGGGTACTGATGAACATGGCAGTATTATGCGGAACGGTTTGCCTCATGTCCGGGATCAACAATGGAGGAGGAGAATACCGTGAATTTATTTGGCCGGTTGCAGCGCTTTTTGCAGGAGGTCTGATTTTGACTTTCTATAATTTTTACCGAACAGTAGCTACCCGTAAGATTTCGGAAATCTATATCTCCAATTGGTATCTTTTGGGCGGATTGGTTTGGACGATAGTCCTGGTCGTAATAGGATATTTGCCTCAATTTCAAGATGGCCTTGGCGAGACGGTAATTCAGGGATATTACATGCACCAAGGTGTAGGGATGTGGTTCATGACTTTTACCCTTGGTTTGATTTATTATTACCTTCCGGCATCTCTCAATAAACCCATTTACTCTTATTCTTTGGGCGTATTGGCATTTTGGACGCAGATGTTGTTCTATACGCTTATTGGCACCCATCACTTTGTATTCAGTCCATTACCGTGGTGGCTACAGACTGTGGCAATAGTATTCAGTGCAGGAATGTTTATCCCCGTAGTAGCCGGTACCACAAACTTTCTTTTGACTATGCGTGGTAGCTGGAGTGATATCAACAAGAGCTATGTGCTTCCTTTTTTTCTGGTGGGTGTGGTCTTTTATTTTGTGGGGTCAACCCAAGGGAGTTTCCAGGCCTTCCGGTTCACCAATTTTATCTGGCACTTTACAGACTTCAATGTGGCCCACTCTCACATGACGATGTATGGCATCATCACTTTTATCCTTTGGGCATGCTTCTATGCTATTCTTCCCAAGTTGACCGGGCACGAACCTCCCCAGCTTAATGTTGGAATTCATTTCTGGCTCGCATTTGTTGGGCTCTTTGCCTATATGATTTCACTGATGGCAGGAGGAACACTCAGGGGGCTCAGCTGGATGGATAATAATCCATTTATCGATTCGGTGATTTTAATGCGTCCTTACTGGGTTTGGCGGGCTATCGGGGGTTCTCTGATGTTCGTGTCCCATCTGATGTTTGCTTATAATTTTTGGGTTATGGTAAAATCTTATCCGAACACGAAAGCCAAGCATACCCAATCTCTGGAAATTGTACAGTCCTAA
- a CDS encoding RrF2 family transcriptional regulator: protein MFSKACEYGIKAMLYVAIQSQQGKRVKTGEIAEKIGTPEAFTAKILGELVKHEVVESLKGPYGGFYLEPSKQAKVKISEIVNAIDGDSIYKGCGLGLSACNASEPCPMHDKFVLIRSQLKSMLETTSIKDLAEGLVSGKAILLR from the coding sequence ATGTTTTCAAAAGCATGTGAATACGGAATCAAGGCAATGCTTTATGTGGCAATACAATCACAGCAGGGGAAACGTGTAAAAACGGGTGAGATCGCTGAGAAAATCGGCACACCTGAAGCTTTTACTGCCAAAATACTTGGGGAGCTGGTAAAGCATGAAGTGGTAGAATCTCTCAAAGGACCTTACGGTGGATTTTACCTGGAGCCTTCCAAACAGGCTAAAGTTAAGATCAGCGAAATTGTCAATGCCATTGATGGAGATAGTATTTACAAGGGTTGTGGTCTTGGACTTTCGGCATGCAATGCCTCAGAACCTTGTCCCATGCATGATAAGTTTGTTCTGATCCGATCGCAGTTAAAGTCCATGTTGGAGACTACCAGTATCAAAGATTTGGCTGAGGGTCTTGTGTCAGGCAAGGCTATTTTATTGAGATAA
- a CDS encoding protoglobin domain-containing protein, whose translation MEHIKGYDYGKSGLESSPISMEDLSLLKQTVLWSEEDQANLQKAGEILKDQVNDILDLRYGFVGGHAHLVRYFGKNDNPNMEYLSAVRARFGQWILDICQKPYDQSWLDYQHEIAKRHHKSKKNQTDGVDAVPNIHYRYMVAFIVPITMTIKSFLAKKGNSQEEVENMYNAWFKAVTLTVITWTYPYINEGEF comes from the coding sequence ATGGAACACATCAAAGGATACGACTACGGAAAGTCAGGATTGGAGTCTTCTCCCATCAGTATGGAAGACTTGAGTTTATTAAAGCAGACCGTACTTTGGTCGGAGGAAGATCAGGCCAATCTCCAAAAGGCCGGAGAAATACTCAAAGATCAGGTCAATGACATCTTGGATTTACGGTATGGATTTGTAGGAGGACATGCACACCTGGTCCGTTATTTTGGAAAAAATGACAATCCAAACATGGAGTACTTGTCTGCTGTCAGAGCAAGGTTTGGGCAGTGGATTTTGGATATTTGCCAAAAACCTTATGACCAATCCTGGCTGGATTACCAACATGAAATTGCCAAACGTCACCACAAATCCAAAAAGAACCAAACAGATGGTGTGGATGCTGTACCAAATATTCACTATCGTTATATGGTAGCCTTTATAGTTCCCATCACGATGACGATCAAGTCATTTCTGGCAAAAAAAGGAAATAGTCAAGAAGAGGTGGAGAACATGTACAACGCCTGGTTCAAGGCGGTGACACTGACCGTCATCACCTGGACATATCCCTATATCAATGAAGGCGAATTTTAA
- a CDS encoding DUF2024 family protein: MKVAVWDTYVKRKDGKLMHFDIIVPQETDNQETIYGFGKEYLQGKNLKHLEITSKECRFCHIETIKPDWETAIMEKGYYIYEMENCK, translated from the coding sequence ATGAAAGTAGCAGTTTGGGACACCTATGTTAAGCGAAAAGACGGTAAATTGATGCACTTTGACATCATCGTTCCCCAGGAAACCGATAATCAGGAAACTATTTATGGTTTTGGAAAAGAGTATCTACAAGGCAAGAACTTGAAGCATTTGGAAATCACTTCCAAAGAATGTCGGTTTTGTCATATTGAAACCATCAAACCGGATTGGGAAACCGCCATCATGGAAAAAGGTTATTATATTTATGAAATGGAAAACTGTAAATGA
- a CDS encoding MarR family winged helix-turn-helix transcriptional regulator — protein MMSSPFDPLQQENSLDARITFALERISLVFKSLLLEQGKQTNLSPIQLQILVFLLYHSPEMHRVSYLAQEFNLTKATISDSVKALIQKGLIKKVSDPNDSRSFSLNLTSKGKDQAQDAAQMANPMTKVIGKYTRDQKEIFYGILFNTIKDLQANGLVPMQRMCFSCANYQNKSGEHYCNLLKKSMEDSELRLDCNDHQVYLP, from the coding sequence ATGATGTCCTCCCCTTTTGATCCTTTACAACAGGAAAACAGTCTGGATGCAAGAATAACCTTTGCCCTGGAAAGAATATCACTTGTATTTAAATCACTGCTTCTCGAACAGGGCAAGCAGACCAATCTTAGTCCTATCCAGCTTCAGATTTTGGTTTTCCTGCTGTATCATTCTCCTGAGATGCACCGAGTAAGTTATCTTGCACAGGAATTCAACCTCACCAAGGCAACCATCAGTGATTCAGTTAAAGCTTTGATCCAAAAAGGTTTAATCAAAAAGGTATCCGACCCCAATGATTCAAGAAGTTTTTCTCTAAATCTTACTTCTAAAGGCAAAGACCAAGCACAAGATGCTGCCCAAATGGCCAACCCTATGACAAAGGTAATCGGAAAATACACTAGGGATCAAAAGGAAATCTTTTATGGGATTTTGTTCAACACCATCAAAGACCTACAAGCAAACGGTCTGGTTCCCATGCAAAGAATGTGTTTTAGTTGTGCCAATTATCAGAACAAAAGCGGTGAACATTACTGTAATCTACTTAAAAAATCAATGGAAGATTCTGAACTAAGATTAGACTGTAACGATCATCAAGTCTATCTTCCTTAG
- a CDS encoding GreA/GreB family elongation factor, giving the protein MVPIIKKSDEKALSELMESIPSSGRTKELGVLQSELRRAKIVADNKISEKVIQLGSSFEIIDIASGRRLQFTLTFPKNANLAEQKLSILSPLGVALIGFQEGKVIEWNLPAGTRKFKIEKVSQSESILSL; this is encoded by the coding sequence ATGGTACCTATCATCAAAAAATCAGACGAAAAAGCGCTTTCCGAACTTATGGAAAGTATCCCTTCAAGCGGAAGAACCAAAGAACTGGGAGTTTTACAATCGGAACTCAGAAGAGCCAAAATAGTGGCTGACAATAAAATTTCCGAGAAAGTCATACAGCTTGGTTCCAGCTTTGAAATTATCGACATCGCAAGTGGGAGAAGACTACAGTTTACGCTTACCTTTCCCAAAAATGCCAATTTAGCAGAGCAGAAGCTTTCTATCCTTTCACCATTGGGTGTAGCCTTGATCGGGTTTCAGGAGGGAAAAGTAATAGAATGGAACCTGCCTGCAGGAACACGTAAATTCAAAATTGAAAAAGTATCTCAATCAGAAAGTATCCTATCGCTCTAA
- a CDS encoding family 20 glycosylhydrolase: MDSIKSPIWAFLILLLIAHFKAFGQSEKLLPQPYQASFGNTELIIKGDKEDFKSKLTEWISVPRDGSYNFEDVQVSVQWVEKLNGIDFNKDESYLLEVTAEQIAIQAVKEQGAFYALQTLLQLADEKEGNLVIPESRILDRPAFRIRGFMHDVGRSFIPVEELMKQIEILSSYKINVFHWHFTEDLAWRLESRLFPELTADENFERFPGEYYTQEDVRKLIDFAKRHHVTVIPEIDMPGHSAAFQRAIGYDMQSKEGKEILKALLTEAGDLFAGLPYFHIGTDEVRFTAPDFVPEMVAFVRAMGFKVVSWNPGWDYKAGEIDLLQLWSYRGKAPEGIPFVDSRFHYINHFDAFADLVSLFRSNVAGYEIGSETVAGSILAVWNDRKLNDWKQIIRENNFYPAMLTFAERLWQGGGEGYFDEIGVLLPQPGTPAWESFADFEDRLLWQRDHQFENSDFPYYKQRDMEWLVLPPLANQGNLDLEFDFEADLKKGQVPTEMLAEAIHVKGGGTYLRHVWGNLVPAAIKDPKPNHTAFVIGKVYATEDKEVKAVIVFQDYSRSEKDLPPPQGAWDWKGSKAWINGEPILAPIWENSHTDKTNEIPLQNENWQSRPAQRLTLKKGWNMILLKLPVGQFQTKELRLVKWMWNFVILDEDGQEAESLKWDNSKIESK; encoded by the coding sequence ATGGATAGCATAAAATCTCCGATATGGGCATTTCTGATTTTACTTTTAATTGCTCACTTTAAGGCGTTTGGTCAATCAGAAAAACTCCTTCCTCAACCATATCAAGCATCATTCGGAAATACTGAATTGATAATCAAAGGGGACAAAGAGGATTTTAAAAGTAAATTGACTGAATGGATTTCGGTGCCGCGAGATGGGTCTTATAATTTTGAAGATGTTCAGGTCAGCGTCCAATGGGTGGAGAAACTTAACGGCATTGATTTCAACAAAGATGAATCGTATCTTTTAGAAGTGACTGCTGAACAGATTGCCATTCAAGCAGTAAAAGAACAAGGGGCTTTTTATGCCCTTCAGACCCTGCTTCAATTGGCAGATGAAAAAGAAGGTAACCTGGTAATCCCTGAGTCCAGGATACTTGACCGTCCTGCTTTCCGTATAAGGGGATTTATGCATGACGTGGGAAGGAGTTTTATCCCTGTGGAAGAATTGATGAAGCAGATTGAAATCCTTTCCTCCTATAAGATCAATGTTTTTCATTGGCATTTTACAGAAGACCTTGCCTGGCGATTGGAATCCAGGCTTTTTCCTGAATTGACTGCCGATGAAAATTTTGAAAGATTTCCGGGAGAATATTATACCCAAGAGGATGTCAGAAAACTGATCGATTTTGCCAAAAGACACCATGTCACTGTCATTCCGGAAATCGATATGCCTGGGCACAGCGCGGCTTTCCAAAGGGCTATCGGCTATGATATGCAATCCAAAGAGGGTAAGGAGATTCTGAAAGCACTACTGACAGAGGCTGGGGATTTGTTTGCAGGCCTCCCATATTTCCATATTGGTACTGATGAAGTGAGATTTACAGCCCCGGACTTTGTCCCTGAAATGGTGGCTTTTGTAAGAGCTATGGGTTTTAAGGTTGTATCCTGGAACCCTGGCTGGGATTACAAAGCTGGGGAAATAGATCTGCTTCAACTCTGGTCATACCGTGGAAAAGCCCCTGAAGGAATACCTTTTGTCGACAGCAGATTTCATTATATCAATCATTTTGATGCTTTTGCCGATTTGGTAAGCTTATTCAGAAGTAATGTGGCGGGCTATGAAATTGGTTCGGAAACAGTTGCAGGTTCAATTTTGGCCGTTTGGAATGATCGAAAATTGAATGACTGGAAGCAGATCATCAGAGAAAATAACTTTTATCCTGCCATGCTGACTTTTGCCGAAAGACTTTGGCAAGGCGGAGGAGAGGGCTATTTTGATGAAATAGGTGTTTTATTACCTCAACCGGGCACACCTGCTTGGGAGAGTTTCGCAGACTTTGAGGATAGGCTATTGTGGCAAAGAGATCATCAATTTGAAAACTCTGATTTCCCATACTATAAACAAAGAGACATGGAGTGGCTGGTCTTACCCCCATTGGCCAACCAAGGAAATTTGGACTTGGAATTTGACTTTGAAGCTGATCTTAAAAAAGGTCAGGTACCAACTGAGATGCTTGCGGAAGCAATTCATGTAAAAGGCGGAGGAACATACTTGAGGCACGTTTGGGGTAACCTGGTCCCTGCTGCCATCAAAGACCCCAAGCCCAATCATACCGCTTTTGTAATTGGAAAAGTTTATGCTACTGAAGACAAGGAAGTCAAAGCAGTGATTGTCTTTCAGGATTATAGCCGATCAGAAAAGGATCTTCCGCCCCCTCAGGGCGCATGGGATTGGAAAGGAAGTAAAGCTTGGATCAACGGTGAACCGATCCTGGCGCCAATTTGGGAAAATAGCCATACAGACAAAACTAATGAAATCCCCCTTCAAAATGAAAACTGGCAGAGTAGACCAGCACAAAGGTTGACCTTGAAAAAAGGATGGAACATGATTTTACTTAAATTGCCAGTAGGCCAATTTCAAACCAAGGAATTACGCTTGGTCAAGTGGATGTGGAATTTTGTGATACTAGATGAGGACGGTCAAGAGGCGGAAAGTTTGAAGTGGGATAACTCAAAAATTGAATCCAAATAG
- a CDS encoding sulfatase family protein: protein MMEIDMKHLWILLLLVLGLFSCQNESQEIAKPNIIIIISDDHTQQAISAYGSKLTQTPNIDRIANEGVLFNKAYVNNSICGPSRAALLTGKYSHKNGYRDNENSFYDSSQEQFVNHLQKAGYQTAWIGKYHLGEDPKGFDYWEILPGQGHYYNPDFIQMDGSIIRKEGYVSNLIEDAAESWLDSRDQNKPFCLILGHKATHRTWMPDLDDLDMFDDVEFPIPDNFYDDYKNREAARVQDMSIAHTMQMAYDLKMYPEDTKDGNVTRMTADQRKIFDAYYNPIYKALNEAGLEGDALTEWKFQRYMRDYLATAASMDRNIGRLLDYLDNHALSENTIVIYLSDQGFYLGEHGWFDKRFMYEESFRTPMMMRYPGVIAPGTVSEDFVINLDIGPTMLQAAGLEIPKDMDGKSFLPVLTDPKAEGREAVYYHYYENGEHAVSPHFGVRTDRYKLIRFYKRVEEWELYDLGNDPQEHNNLFGNEEYAEVHKEMYAKLMRVIEKYGDEEANAIVEQPMNGDLHLRKK from the coding sequence ATGATGGAAATTGATATGAAACATTTATGGATTTTACTGCTATTGGTTTTAGGGCTCTTTTCTTGTCAAAATGAAAGTCAGGAAATAGCGAAGCCCAACATCATCATCATCATTTCTGATGACCATACCCAGCAGGCTATCTCGGCGTATGGAAGTAAACTGACTCAAACTCCGAATATTGACAGGATTGCAAATGAAGGAGTATTGTTCAACAAGGCCTATGTCAACAATTCCATTTGTGGACCGAGTAGGGCTGCTTTGCTGACAGGTAAATACAGCCATAAAAATGGCTACCGTGACAATGAGAATTCCTTCTATGATTCTTCGCAGGAACAGTTTGTCAATCATTTGCAAAAAGCCGGATACCAGACTGCTTGGATTGGGAAATACCATTTGGGAGAAGACCCAAAAGGATTTGATTATTGGGAGATTTTGCCCGGGCAGGGACACTATTATAATCCTGACTTTATCCAGATGGATGGTTCAATAATCAGGAAAGAAGGGTATGTCAGTAACCTGATAGAAGATGCAGCAGAAAGTTGGTTGGATTCACGTGACCAAAACAAACCTTTCTGCCTGATATTGGGCCATAAGGCTACACATCGTACATGGATGCCGGATTTGGATGATCTAGATATGTTTGACGATGTGGAGTTTCCCATTCCTGACAATTTTTATGATGATTACAAAAACCGGGAAGCTGCCCGAGTCCAGGATATGAGTATAGCACACACCATGCAAATGGCCTATGACCTCAAAATGTATCCTGAAGATACCAAAGATGGGAATGTCACCAGAATGACAGCTGATCAAAGAAAAATATTTGATGCATATTATAATCCTATCTATAAAGCACTCAATGAAGCAGGACTGGAAGGTGATGCTTTGACAGAATGGAAATTTCAGCGCTACATGAGAGATTATTTGGCTACAGCAGCTTCCATGGACCGGAATATCGGTCGTTTATTGGATTATTTGGATAATCACGCTTTGAGTGAAAACACCATCGTCATTTACTTGTCTGACCAGGGCTTTTACTTGGGCGAACATGGATGGTTTGACAAGCGCTTTATGTATGAGGAGTCTTTTAGAACACCCATGATGATGCGTTATCCCGGGGTTATTGCCCCAGGGACTGTTTCTGAGGATTTTGTCATAAATCTGGATATTGGTCCTACCATGTTGCAGGCTGCTGGTCTGGAGATCCCAAAGGATATGGATGGGAAGTCATTTTTGCCGGTACTGACTGACCCAAAAGCAGAAGGAAGGGAAGCAGTCTATTACCACTATTATGAAAATGGCGAACATGCCGTGTCCCCGCATTTTGGTGTCCGGACTGATCGCTATAAACTTATCCGCTTTTATAAGCGGGTTGAAGAATGGGAATTGTATGATCTAGGAAATGACCCACAAGAGCACAATAATCTATTTGGAAATGAAGAATATGCAGAGGTTCACAAAGAAATGTATGCCAAATTGATGAGAGTGATTGAAAAATATGGAGATGAGGAGGCAAATGCAATTGTGGAACAGCCTATGAATGGAGATCTCCATCTAAGAAAAAAGTAA
- a CDS encoding alpha-L-fucosidase: MMKAIKIIAYVIFYIFLFTSCDKKNIEEIPYANFYPIDPDDSEELIIQKAAHVVPTPRQLRWQELELTGFFHFGINTYTGKEWGDGKEDPALFNPTDLDVEQWVLTAKKGGIRQVILTAKHHDGFCLWPTATTTHSVESSPWKEGNGDVVKEVAEACEKHDMGFGVYLSPWDMNAPMYGTEEYNDFFVAQLTELLTQYGKVDEVWFDGANGEGPNGKKQEYDFDRWYSLIRELQPEAVIAIMGPDVRWVGTETGYGKETEWSVIPVNNLSQDQIAESSQKDVNIKPTWDKSDEVLGGRESLQDAKGLVWYPAETDVSIRPGWFFHESQNNQVKSVEKLLDIYFHSVGKNGVLLLNIPPDKSGRIHSKDSLNLVEWKSQIDKIFSENIAKSGKIHSSDGTDASNLIDGAQQTFWTPKDKSSIAELVLEFTEPKLFNVLNLQEYIQRGQRVEEFVLEVEQEGNWNEIVNGTTIGYKRLLKFPEIEAKKVRLRILSSRLNPQLSEIGLYYDGN; encoded by the coding sequence ATGATGAAAGCTATAAAAATCATTGCTTATGTAATTTTTTATATCTTCCTTTTCACTTCCTGTGACAAGAAAAACATTGAAGAAATCCCATATGCTAACTTTTACCCCATCGATCCTGATGATTCAGAAGAGCTTATTATACAAAAGGCTGCGCATGTAGTACCTACTCCAAGACAATTAAGGTGGCAGGAACTTGAACTTACTGGGTTTTTTCATTTTGGGATCAATACATATACCGGAAAGGAATGGGGTGATGGAAAGGAAGATCCAGCATTATTTAATCCAACGGATTTGGATGTGGAGCAGTGGGTACTCACTGCCAAAAAGGGAGGTATCAGACAGGTGATCCTCACTGCCAAGCATCATGATGGTTTTTGCCTTTGGCCAACGGCTACTACTACACATTCTGTGGAAAGCAGTCCATGGAAGGAAGGAAATGGAGATGTGGTGAAAGAAGTAGCTGAGGCCTGTGAAAAGCATGATATGGGATTTGGGGTATATCTTTCTCCATGGGATATGAACGCTCCAATGTATGGTACAGAGGAGTACAATGATTTTTTTGTTGCCCAGCTTACTGAATTGCTTACCCAATATGGAAAAGTTGACGAAGTGTGGTTTGATGGAGCCAACGGTGAAGGTCCAAATGGTAAAAAGCAGGAGTATGATTTCGACCGATGGTATTCATTGATCAGAGAATTACAGCCAGAAGCAGTTATTGCCATTATGGGTCCTGATGTGAGATGGGTAGGAACAGAGACAGGATACGGTAAAGAAACAGAGTGGAGTGTAATTCCTGTGAATAACCTCAGTCAGGATCAAATTGCAGAAAGTTCTCAGAAAGATGTGAACATCAAACCTACTTGGGATAAAAGCGATGAAGTATTGGGAGGGAGAGAAAGCCTTCAAGATGCAAAAGGCTTAGTCTGGTATCCCGCAGAAACAGATGTTTCTATTCGTCCAGGATGGTTTTTTCATGAAAGCCAAAACAATCAGGTCAAGAGTGTAGAAAAGCTTTTGGATATATATTTTCACTCTGTTGGTAAAAATGGTGTTTTGCTCCTCAACATCCCCCCGGACAAATCAGGTAGAATCCATTCCAAAGACTCTCTGAATCTTGTTGAGTGGAAATCTCAGATAGACAAAATCTTTTCTGAAAATATCGCTAAGTCAGGAAAAATACATTCCAGTGATGGAACTGATGCCTCTAATTTGATTGATGGAGCACAGCAAACATTTTGGACGCCAAAAGACAAAAGTTCTATTGCTGAATTGGTTTTGGAGTTTACAGAACCAAAGCTTTTCAATGTGCTGAACTTACAGGAATATATTCAAAGAGGGCAGCGTGTAGAAGAGTTTGTATTGGAAGTGGAGCAGGAAGGTAATTGGAATGAAATTGTCAATGGGACAACTATAGGTTACAAGCGGCTCTTAAAGTTCCCTGAGATAGAAGCTAAAAAAGTTAGGCTTCGTATTTTATCATCAAGGCTCAATCCGCAGCTTTCAGAAATTGGACTTTATTATGATGGAAATTGA